The following are from one region of the Syngnathus acus chromosome 10, fSynAcu1.2, whole genome shotgun sequence genome:
- the simc1 gene encoding SUMO-interacting motif-containing protein 1 isoform X1: MNDVITISSDSDESGLEFVGSYSVSSAEPESTSAVLVGVHDAIINPLIPTGERESTKADPEVKLHEKLTDFSETLARKAKQEESVLKRTWKHDSQEDPAFTCNHAQDGITISKRGIEDMTDAESNRFDQLSQSIPVDSPWSISKTEDLEDSLTCGDEAEKGRLKDSHQNADQVEFRGGQQEEVNIPHSEQDASLRFTEVATQRLVCPGQPHDTALSGNIPSSFTPASSHTSNSQEDPTRITCDRAQDRPTISRLEVEDGIDVESNKSDHLSLSNHVDSPVSISRSEDLNAFWAGRDESEHDSPTYLMWQRDSDGEGNAGVEHRGASQDERHFVCPRAFQKIMDGFEDTLMHEENMNCDESTVDCHQSLSLVYATMDEKCHEGTLQLLSDLLHPGCRLPQDVMSHLLNGILLNPLCPPQICVQAWNLLMRAQRHHLVDKDTVPWSWEMLTAVMSTQEGKKKHHPAVVRMLLEYIVQTLEDDFSHKKSTSELHQSIARATLSCNQHFQQVQDVIKWLFSSIIKSTENEKTSKAAREEDEHIRIVSILQRMLCLALEADRSPAISSDKLSQELFFTLISIKPRRAHRLLLLDSLKSNLLRWKLLEQLLDDACPLKTPVPMSLGRILHFLENCTLVPDPTDDGIRWKKWEELVKHLWMLLVSYNTTMKGFLHNPASKQKRQPGFFVDKKDDMLTKADICKSVEAFLSRSQADVGQALPLDVEESLTYLQNFLLDVCEG, translated from the exons ATTCCGACTGGGGAGAGAGAATCAACAAAGGCTGATCCAGAAGTGAAGTTGCATGAAAAACTAACAGACTTCAGTGAGACTTTGGCAAGGAAGGCCAAACAAGAGGAGAGCGTACTAAAAAGAACATGGAAACATGACAGCCAAGAAGACCCAGCGTTCACATGCAACCATGCACAAGATGGGATTACCATTTCGAAGAGGGGGATAGAAGACATGACTGATGCAGAGTCAAACAGGTTTGATCAGCTCTCCCAGAGCATTCCTGTTGACTCTCCCTGGTCCATATCAAAAACTGAAGACTTGGAAGACTCTTTAACCTGTGGGGATGAAGCAGAGAAAGGCCGTCTCAAAGACAGTCATCAGAATGCGGATCAAGTTGAATTCAGGGGAGGCCAACAAGAAGAGGTCAACATACCACATTCAGAACAGGACGCTTCTCTTCGTTTCACAGAGGTTGCCACCCAGAGGTTAGTGTGTCCGGGACAACCACACGACACTGCATTGTCGGGGAACATACCCTCTTCATTCACCCCTGCCTCATCTCACACAAGCAACAGCCAAGAAGACCCAACGCGGATCACATGTGACCGCGCACAGGACAGGCCCACCATTTCAAGGTTGGAGGTGGAAGATGGAATTGACGTGGAATCAAACAAGTCTGATCACCTGTCCCTGAGCAATCACGTTGACTCTCCTGTGTCCATTTCCAGAAGTGAAGATTTGAATGCCTTCTGGGCAGGTCGTGATGAATCAGAGCACGACAGTCCAACGTATTTGATGTGGCAAAGAGACAGTGATGGCGAAGGGAACGCTGGTGTTGAGCACAGGGGCGCCAGTCAGGACGAACGGCATTTTGTTTGCCCACGTGCGTTCCAgaaaataatggatggatttgaagATACCCTG ATGCATGAGGAAAATATGAACTGTGACGAATCAACGGTTGACTGCCACCAAAGCCTCAGCTTAGTTTACGCCACCATGGACGAGAAGTGCCACGAAGGCACGTTGCAGCTTTTGTCGGACCTCCTACATCCCGGTTGCCGTCTTCCCCAAGATGTCATGTCCCACCTGCTAAATGGCATCCTGCTGAACCCGCTATGTCCGCCTCAAATCTGTGTGCAGGCCTGGAATCTGCTGATGAGGGCACAAAG ACACCACCTGGTTGATAAAGACACAGTGCCGTGGAGCTGGGAGATGTTGACTGCAGTCATGTCCACTCAG GAAGGGAAAAAGAAGCATCACCCAGCGGTGGTGCGCATGCTCCTGGAGTATATTGTGCAGACTTTGGAGGATGACTTCTCTCACAAAAAGTCCACGTCTGAACTCCATCAATCCATCGCAAGAGCTACATTGTCGTGCAATCAGCACTTCCAACAAGTACA GGATGTCATTAAGTGGCTGTTTTCTTCCATTATCAAAtcgactgaaaatgagaaGACTAGTAAAGCTGCTAGAGAAGAAGATGAACATATCAG AATCGTGTCCATTCTCCAGAGAATGTTGTGTCTGGCTTTAGAGGCCGATCGCTCTCCTGCAATAAGCTCAGACAAGTTGTCCCAGGAGCTCTTTTTCACACTCATCAGCATCAAGCCCCGACGAGCACACAG GTTACTGCTGCTGGACAGCCTGAAGAGTAACCTGCTGAGATGGAAGCTGCTGGAACAACTTTTGGACGATGCGTGCCCACTGAAAACACCTGTGCCCATGTCGCTCGGTCGCATCCTGCACTTTCTGGAGAACTGCACACTGGTTCCAGACCCGACG GACGATGGCATACGTTGGAAGAAATGGGAGGAGTTGGTTAAACACCTCTGGATGTTGCTCGTCAGCTACAACACAACAATGAAAG GATTTCTGCACAACCCAGCCAGCAAGCAAAAAAGACAGCCAGGCTTCTTTGTCGACAAGAAGGATGATATGCTAACAAAAGCAGACATTTGTAAATCCGTGGAGGCCTTTCTGTCCAGATCTCAGGCAGACGTTGGCCAAGCGTTGCCTTTAGACGTGGAAGAGTCCCTCACTTATTTACAGAATTTCCTTCTTGATGTCTGTGAAGGttaa
- the simc1 gene encoding SUMO-interacting motif-containing protein 1 isoform X2 yields the protein MNDVITISSDSDESGLEFVGSYSVSSAEPESTSAVLVGVHDAIINPLIPTGERESTKADPEVKLHEKLTDFSETLARKAKQEESVLKRTWKHDSQEDPAFTCNHAQDGITISKRGIEDMTDAESNRFDQLSQSIPVDSPWSISKTEDLEDSLTCGDEAEKGRLKDSHQNADQVEFRGGQQEEVNIPHSEQDASLRFTEVATQRLVCPGQPHDTALSGNIPSSFTPASSHTSNSQEDPTRITCDRAQDRPTISRLEVEDGIDVESNKSDHLSLSNHVDSPVSISRSEDLNAFWAGRDESEHDSPTYLMWQRDSDGEGNAGVEHRGASQDERHFVCPRAFQKIMDGFEDTLMHEENMNCDESTVDCHQSLSLVYATMDEKCHEGTLQLLSDLLHPGCRLPQDVMSHLLNGILLNPLCPPQICVQAWNLLMRAQRHHLVDKDTVPWSWEMLTAVMSTQEGKKKHHPAVVRMLLEYIVQTLEDDFSHKKSTSELHQSIARATLSCNQHFQQVQDVIKWLFSSIIKSTENEKTSKAAREEDEHIRIVSILQRMLCLALEADRSPAISSDKLSQELFFTLISIKPRRAHRLLLLDSLKSNLLRWKLLEQLLDDACPLKTPVPMSLGRILHFLENCTLVPDPTLYL from the exons ATTCCGACTGGGGAGAGAGAATCAACAAAGGCTGATCCAGAAGTGAAGTTGCATGAAAAACTAACAGACTTCAGTGAGACTTTGGCAAGGAAGGCCAAACAAGAGGAGAGCGTACTAAAAAGAACATGGAAACATGACAGCCAAGAAGACCCAGCGTTCACATGCAACCATGCACAAGATGGGATTACCATTTCGAAGAGGGGGATAGAAGACATGACTGATGCAGAGTCAAACAGGTTTGATCAGCTCTCCCAGAGCATTCCTGTTGACTCTCCCTGGTCCATATCAAAAACTGAAGACTTGGAAGACTCTTTAACCTGTGGGGATGAAGCAGAGAAAGGCCGTCTCAAAGACAGTCATCAGAATGCGGATCAAGTTGAATTCAGGGGAGGCCAACAAGAAGAGGTCAACATACCACATTCAGAACAGGACGCTTCTCTTCGTTTCACAGAGGTTGCCACCCAGAGGTTAGTGTGTCCGGGACAACCACACGACACTGCATTGTCGGGGAACATACCCTCTTCATTCACCCCTGCCTCATCTCACACAAGCAACAGCCAAGAAGACCCAACGCGGATCACATGTGACCGCGCACAGGACAGGCCCACCATTTCAAGGTTGGAGGTGGAAGATGGAATTGACGTGGAATCAAACAAGTCTGATCACCTGTCCCTGAGCAATCACGTTGACTCTCCTGTGTCCATTTCCAGAAGTGAAGATTTGAATGCCTTCTGGGCAGGTCGTGATGAATCAGAGCACGACAGTCCAACGTATTTGATGTGGCAAAGAGACAGTGATGGCGAAGGGAACGCTGGTGTTGAGCACAGGGGCGCCAGTCAGGACGAACGGCATTTTGTTTGCCCACGTGCGTTCCAgaaaataatggatggatttgaagATACCCTG ATGCATGAGGAAAATATGAACTGTGACGAATCAACGGTTGACTGCCACCAAAGCCTCAGCTTAGTTTACGCCACCATGGACGAGAAGTGCCACGAAGGCACGTTGCAGCTTTTGTCGGACCTCCTACATCCCGGTTGCCGTCTTCCCCAAGATGTCATGTCCCACCTGCTAAATGGCATCCTGCTGAACCCGCTATGTCCGCCTCAAATCTGTGTGCAGGCCTGGAATCTGCTGATGAGGGCACAAAG ACACCACCTGGTTGATAAAGACACAGTGCCGTGGAGCTGGGAGATGTTGACTGCAGTCATGTCCACTCAG GAAGGGAAAAAGAAGCATCACCCAGCGGTGGTGCGCATGCTCCTGGAGTATATTGTGCAGACTTTGGAGGATGACTTCTCTCACAAAAAGTCCACGTCTGAACTCCATCAATCCATCGCAAGAGCTACATTGTCGTGCAATCAGCACTTCCAACAAGTACA GGATGTCATTAAGTGGCTGTTTTCTTCCATTATCAAAtcgactgaaaatgagaaGACTAGTAAAGCTGCTAGAGAAGAAGATGAACATATCAG AATCGTGTCCATTCTCCAGAGAATGTTGTGTCTGGCTTTAGAGGCCGATCGCTCTCCTGCAATAAGCTCAGACAAGTTGTCCCAGGAGCTCTTTTTCACACTCATCAGCATCAAGCCCCGACGAGCACACAG GTTACTGCTGCTGGACAGCCTGAAGAGTAACCTGCTGAGATGGAAGCTGCTGGAACAACTTTTGGACGATGCGTGCCCACTGAAAACACCTGTGCCCATGTCGCTCGGTCGCATCCTGCACTTTCTGGAGAACTGCACACTGGTTCCAGACCCGACG CTCTATCTATAA